In the Chroococcidiopsis sp. SAG 2025 genome, one interval contains:
- a CDS encoding M48 family metallopeptidase, with translation MTGDSEMLLEATKTALQQEDYQGAIAHLEILCQTENISIAEQQTQLASPDSDIDYLLTLCRFLSQSSNSSQIRDWATHLSTELSAMAIENRQQGRELRRLRERILRTPHSIPHTPHLSSFTTPYSLLPAPFRQAQRAQRWQPLPTVNLIPFWLLQCGSAIALFWSIQQLIELAMGLTNDLLVKLPYLEPFQPFYHDHTTKIVFVLVLLLALSPWLIDGLLRWWHGLQHLSLETLEISSPEASRLLQRSCRQHHYRLPQLRVLPTAVPLIFTYGNLRRTARIVVSQGLLEQLADDEIAAIYATQLGQIANWDFIVLSQFILVTQLPYITYSQLSEWGNKISNKTLQAFIAIAANFAYGLWLLLRLPAFWLSQLRIYYSDRLAAELTGNPNALSRAILKIARGVAQDIQQQGHTSWLLEGWDLLAIISYKQAISLSNLHSLPELEAALAWDCTNPLRYWLSINETHPSIGDRLQRLNQIAHFWRLDTELNLRVSREPGVGSWRREQKKLRKLRQRITQTLHPTPYTPHPTPFFLHDSLLLQTAPYWGILLGAAFSSFMWLIGWLGGYWLGNPYLAWMWGDRWIVRGSLAIGLSLGIFLRLNALFPETKSTSLLNRPNLAELLSNPYLLPVVPQALRLQGKLLGRRGIGNWFGQDLLLHLPTGLVKLHHASWLGPLGCLLLRPSTDPSDLIGRHVILTGWFRRGATTWIDIEILRTQAGKTSTSSHQGWSIALAIAATIWGVYVIVKGGSY, from the coding sequence ATGACTGGCGATTCTGAAATGTTGCTAGAAGCAACAAAAACAGCACTACAACAAGAAGACTATCAAGGGGCGATCGCTCATTTAGAAATCCTCTGTCAGACAGAAAATATTTCCATCGCCGAGCAACAAACTCAGTTAGCTAGCCCTGACAGCGACATCGATTATCTACTAACTCTTTGCCGATTCTTATCCCAAAGTAGCAATAGTTCTCAAATTCGAGATTGGGCAACCCATTTAAGCACTGAATTGTCTGCTATGGCTATTGAGAATAGGCAGCAGGGAAGAGAGCTGAGGCGGCTGAGGGAGAGAATACTACGAACCCCACATTCTATACCCCACACGCCACATCTTTCTTCCTTCACTACTCCCTACTCCCTGCTCCCTGCTCCCTTTCGACAAGCACAACGAGCGCAACGCTGGCAGCCATTACCAACTGTTAATTTGATTCCATTTTGGTTGTTACAGTGCGGTAGTGCGATCGCTCTATTTTGGTCAATCCAACAACTCATTGAGTTGGCGATGGGATTGACTAACGATTTATTGGTAAAACTCCCCTATCTAGAACCGTTTCAGCCGTTCTATCACGACCATACTACCAAGATCGTATTCGTATTGGTGCTGTTGCTAGCCCTATCCCCTTGGTTGATAGATGGGTTACTCAGATGGTGGCACGGGCTTCAACACCTATCTCTGGAAACTTTGGAAATTTCTAGCCCAGAAGCTAGCAGGCTGCTACAGCGCTCTTGTCGCCAGCACCACTATCGTTTACCTCAGTTGCGCGTGCTACCTACAGCCGTGCCTCTGATTTTCACTTATGGCAACTTGCGCCGCACGGCAAGAATAGTTGTCAGTCAAGGTCTGCTAGAGCAACTCGCAGATGATGAAATTGCCGCTATTTATGCAACGCAATTAGGGCAGATAGCTAATTGGGATTTTATCGTTTTATCTCAATTTATATTAGTTACTCAGTTACCCTACATAACCTATTCCCAGTTATCGGAGTGGGGCAACAAGATATCGAATAAAACTCTACAAGCCTTTATCGCGATCGCTGCTAACTTTGCTTATGGACTGTGGTTGCTTCTGCGTTTACCTGCGTTTTGGCTCTCTCAGTTACGCATATACTACAGCGATCGCCTTGCCGCAGAATTAACTGGCAATCCTAACGCCCTCAGTCGCGCCATACTCAAAATTGCCCGTGGTGTGGCTCAAGATATTCAACAGCAAGGACATACCAGTTGGTTGCTAGAAGGTTGGGACTTACTCGCAATTATCAGCTACAAACAAGCGATCTCCCTGAGCAATCTCCATTCATTACCCGAATTAGAGGCAGCTTTAGCCTGGGACTGCACGAATCCTTTGCGCTACTGGCTCAGCATCAACGAAACTCATCCCTCAATTGGCGATCGCCTCCAACGGCTGAATCAAATTGCCCACTTTTGGCGCTTGGATACTGAATTAAATTTACGAGTGAGTCGGGAGCCGGGAGTCGGGAGTTGGAGAAGAGAGCAGAAGAAGCTGAGGAAGTTGAGGCAGAGAATAACACAAACTCTACACCCTACACCCTACACCCCACACCCCACACCCTTCTTTCTTCACGACTCACTGCTATTACAAACTGCTCCCTACTGGGGAATTCTCCTCGGTGCTGCTTTTAGCAGTTTTATGTGGCTGATTGGATGGCTCGGCGGTTACTGGTTGGGTAATCCTTACTTAGCTTGGATGTGGGGCGATCGGTGGATCGTGCGCGGTAGCTTGGCGATTGGCTTGAGCCTCGGTATTTTTCTGCGGCTAAATGCTTTATTTCCAGAAACAAAGTCTACCAGCTTACTCAATCGTCCCAATCTTGCCGAGCTGTTGTCTAATCCCTATTTATTACCAGTTGTCCCGCAGGCTCTCCGCCTCCAAGGTAAGTTGTTAGGACGGCGCGGTATTGGCAACTGGTTCGGACAAGATTTACTGCTGCATTTACCAACTGGCTTAGTCAAGCTGCATCATGCTTCTTGGCTGGGACCCCTCGGCTGTCTTTTGCTTAGACCCTCTAC